A region of the Clostridium estertheticum subsp. estertheticum genome:
CGATAGGAATGATTGACCACTTATAAGAATTTTTCTTAAATAAAGAGATCATAGTTATTCTCCTTTTAATTTGAGATTTATTATTTATAATGTAGGACATACCATAAACTTGAGGCGTTTTCTTATAGTTTTCTAACAATTTTATAATAGTTTTACCGTAGTTTATATAGTTTTCACATTTAACATGAGATAAAGCTAAGGCATCACAAGCGAGTTCTTTATCATTAGACATTCTATAAAACGAATACCATATAATTGGGTTAAACCAATGTATTATTTGAAGTACTCCTGTTATACAACTAACTATTATATCTTGGCGTTTTACATGAGCTAGTTCATGTAAGATTATAAATTGTAATTCGGTTTTATCTACATAGTTCTCAAATCCAATTGGTAGTAGCAATTTAGGTTTTATAAAACCATAAATGCAGGGTGTTTTAATTTCATTAGTATTTATAACTTTAATATTTGATTTTATATTTAGTTTATCCTTGCACTGTAACAATAGCAGCATAACTTCTTCATTATTACACACATGACCATTTTTAAACTTAGCATTTAATTTCATCGTCATTACAATTGTATAAACACCAATTATAATAACTACAAGCAACCATATGCTACTTAACAACTGCAAATATAGAGGACTTTGGTCGGCATTATATGTATTACTTGGTAAAATAGATTTTATAACACCTTTTGTTGCATCTGTATTAGTTTTATTAGTATTTACAATTTTGTTAACCTCTAGATTTTGAGTATAAGTTACTTTGGTAACTTGCTTACCATTAAATTCAATAAGATTAAAAAGACTTAAAGAACTTTGTAATCCGTAAGGAATTAATAATCTAATTACTATAATAAGCCAAATAGCATAGTGCCACCTAACACCTAATTTATTTTTAAGCAATAATTTAAAAAGAAGAATTATTAAACTTAAAATACTTGCTAAAGCGGTTGAATATAATACCCATTTAAAAATAGATATAAGTAACAACATAAATACACCTATTTAACCTTTCTTCTTATCAAGAATATTTTTAAGTTCTTTAATTTCCTCATCAGACAATTTTGATTCATTCAAAAAGTTTGCGATCATACCATTTAATGAGCCATTAAACACACGGTTTATAAAGGATTCAC
Encoded here:
- a CDS encoding M56 family metallopeptidase, with the protein product MLKNKLGVRWHYAIWLIIVIRLLIPYGLQSSLSLFNLIEFNGKQVTKVTYTQNLEVNKIVNTNKTNTDATKGVIKSILPSNTYNADQSPLYLQLLSSIWLLVVIIIGVYTIVMTMKLNAKFKNGHVCNNEEVMLLLLQCKDKLNIKSNIKVINTNEIKTPCIYGFIKPKLLLPIGFENYVDKTELQFIILHELAHVKRQDIIVSCITGVLQIIHWFNPIIWYSFYRMSNDKELACDALALSHVKCENYINYGKTIIKLLENYKKTPQVYGMSYIINNKSQIKRRITMISLFKKNSYKWSIIPIVTLTLLGGIMLTNAKNKPVLAGNKNSQSINSNKTLSDQDKKSSITQYDIKGKHFNGTMLIIPKDKKIVVGLNKDISKVTKTTSQIAKESNAIVAINAGGFTQDVSGKTMSPSGLIMHDGKVIFNDIADNNIKGDIVAFTNKGTLLVGKYSLNELNKLNTTQAVSFGPALIVNGNPTITKGDGCWGIAPRTVIGQRKDGSVILLTIDGRSVKSLGATLRDVQNILLQYGAVYASNLDGGSSSTMYYNGKVINNPCDISGERKVVSTFMVLP